The Zingiber officinale cultivar Zhangliang chromosome 9A, Zo_v1.1, whole genome shotgun sequence genome window below encodes:
- the LOC122021755 gene encoding uncharacterized protein LOC122021755 encodes MVQHLILRTPQADPIPHCFLASLRQCLGSILLVVFKDCIIFMEASTCQMCLVRLHPERPQWVLYHQMVFSNQEEAFLVDGSHQTIFWLHYLRCLMALVSQIEGVLMLLEIMLLVVVILMKSLGQ; translated from the exons ATGGTTCAACATCTAATCTTGCGGACTCCTCAGGCCGACCCTATACCACATTGTTTTCTGGCCAGTCTGCGGCAGTGcctgggttccatccttctt GTGGTCTTCAAGGATTGCATAATATTCATGGAAGCTTCAACCTGCCAAATGTGCCTGGTTCGCTTGCATCCAGAGAGGCCGCAATGGGTGTTGTACCATCAGATGGTGTTCAGCAACCAGGAGGAAGCATTCCTAGTGGACGGTTCTCATCAAACAATCTTTTGGTTGCATTATCTTAG ATGCCTCATGGCTCTGGTGTCACAAATAGAGGGGGTATTAATGTTGTTGGAAATCATGCTTTTAGTAGTAGTAATATTAATGAAGTCACTGGGTCAATAA